A genomic window from Prunus persica cultivar Lovell chromosome G2, Prunus_persica_NCBIv2, whole genome shotgun sequence includes:
- the LOC109947402 gene encoding receptor like protein 30-like — translation MDGSLALTFTDDSLAKSANKKYQNIMGIHLSIRMLSKLLILLLCHLVVANFVDSLQQLSCHAEERSALLQFKESFIIDKSASRSKGAYPKVSSWKPTAGGNSSCCSWDGVECDKMTGHVIGLDLSSSYLYGSFDSNSSLFSLVHLQRLSLSDNDFIYSQIPSSIRNFPSLTHLDLSASFFSGQVPSEVSHLSKLTYLNLRCNILEIETSPDNPQRLLKLQPSDMSSLVQNLTSLETLDLSFINISSIILVSLTNLSFLTQLALKKCDLFGEFPVKIFSLPNLEVLNVRYNQDLIGYLPEFNRSSHVVSLKVGFTSFFGTIPSSIEKLNALQKLDVAQCNFSNSLVPSALGNLRQLTYLDISASRFGGPIPDSLANLTQLTVFRAGTNSLTGPIPSWLGNFTKLVYLQFSFNHLNGSIPASFSNLINLKILCLQSNNLSGVVEFQMFQKQQNLYQLQLSSNNFEFVTGSNIMNAAIPQFTVLALRLCNLKEFPYFLQNQKKLKRLDLADNKISGEVPNWMWNLSKETLVLLDISGNLFSGELPAVIPWVNLLSLRLSNNIFHGRLPIPPPSLLEYGANNNKFTGEISPLLCNMNSLLYLDLSTNNLNGTLPPCLGNFSEGLLLLLLGSNSFYGMMPQPFNNRSSLRMIDVSQNQLQGQLPRSLANCVMLEYLVLSNNQFSDDFPIWLGTLQELKLLAMRHNGFNGVIGQSRTNVDFIKLRILDLSYNNFRGEIPPLFPDIAVNMSTYMQAQVQYVITDIYLTRNVSYSITLAIKGLDLHYSKILEGFAAIDISSNKFEGKIPEFIGNLTELRSLNISNNILTGSIPSSLGKLTNLESLDLSQNKLSGQIPQQLTQLSFLGTFSVSHNNLIGPIPQGTQLTSFNSTSYEGNPGLCGDPLPNKCGNQEAPQQPFSTEEDSDSGSSRTLEYDLIFGLAGVGSGLVVGVVLANVVITRRQEWFLKIVGMVRLMIWKKVE, via the coding sequence ATGGATGGCTCTCTAGCTTTAACTTTCACAGATGATTCTTTAGCAAAGAgtgcaaacaaaaaatatcaaaacatTATGGGGATTCACCTATCGATTCGCATGCTCTCGAAACTACTAATTCTGTTGTTGTGTCATCTTGTGGTTGCAAACTTTGTAGACTCTTTGCAGCAGCTATCTTGCCATGCCGAGGAGAGATCTGCCTTGCTGCAGTTCAAGGAGAGCTTTATTATTGACAAATCTGCTTCACGTTCTAAAGGTGCTTATCCAAAGGTTTCATCATGGAAACCAACTGCAGGAGGAAATAGCAGTTGCTGCTCGTGGGACGGCGTGGAGTGTGACAAGATGACGGGTCATGTTATTGGCCTTGATCTTAGCAGCAGTTATCTCTACGGCTCTTTCGACTCCAATAGTAGCCTGTTCAGCCTGGTTCATCTTCAAAGGTTAAGCCTCTCTGACAATGACTTCATTTACTCTCAAATTCCATCTAGCATAAGAAATTTTCCAAGCCTCACTCATCTTGACCTCTCTGcctctttcttttctggtCAAGTCCCATCTGAAGTCTCACACTTGTCCAAGTTGACATACCTTAATCTGCGTTGCAATAttcttgaaattgaaacatCTCCTGATAATCCTCAGCGATTGTTGAAACTTCAACCATCCGATATGAGTAgtctggttcaaaatttaactaGTCTAGAAACTCTTGATCTCAGTTTCATTAACATATCATCAATCATACTTGTTTCCTTGacaaatttatcatttttaacACAACTTGCCCTCAAGAAATGTGATTTGTTTGGCGAATTTCCAGTGAAAATTTTTAGTCTACCGAACTTAGAAGTTCTTAATGTGAGATACAACCAAGATCTCATTGGATATTTGCCCGAATTTAATCGAAGTAGTCATGTCGTCTCACTGAAAGTTGGGTTTACTAGTTTTTTCGGAACCATACCTTCTTCGATTGAAAAGCTTAATGCATTGCAAAAGTTGGATGTCGCTCAATGCAATTTTTCAAACTCGTTGGTTCCATCTGCACTTGGCAATCTTAGACAGCTCACTTACCTAGACATTTCAGCAAGCAGATTTGGAGGTCCAATTCCTGATTCTTTGGCAAACCTTACCCAATTGACTGTGTTTAGAGCTGGTACGAATTCTTTAACTGGTCCAATTCCATCTTGGCTAGGTAACTTTACCAAACTAGTTTACctacaattttcttttaatcattTGAATGGTTCAATTCCGGCCTCATTTTCCAATCTCATCAATCTCAAGATCCTTTGTCTACAGTCAAATAACCTGAGCGGTGTAGTGGAGTTTCAAATGTTTCAGAAGCAACAAAATCTCTACCAACTCCAATTGAGTTCGAACAACTTTGAATTTGTTACTGGATCCAATATTATGAACGCAGCTATTCCACAGTTCACCGTTTTGGCTTTGAGATTATGCAATTTAAAAGAGTTCCCATATTTCctacaaaatcagaaaaaattgaaacggTTGGATCTGGCAGACAACAAAATCAGTGGTGAAGTACCAAATTGGATGTGGAATTTAAGCAAGGAAACTCTGGTACTCCTGGACATTTCTGGAAACTTATTTTCAGGAGAACTTCCAGCTGTCATACCCTGGGTTAACCTGCTCTCTTTGAGGCTTTCAAACAACATTTTTCACGGACGATTACCGATCCCTCCACCATCCTTGCTAGAATATGGAGCCAATAACAACAAATTTACTGGAGAAATTTCACCATTGCTTTGCAATATGAATTCTCTTCTGTACCTTGACTTGTCGACAAATAACTTGAATGGCACGCTTCCTCCGTGTCTCGGAAACTTTAGTGAGGGTCTATTGCTTTTACTTCTTGGAAGCAACTCGTTTTATGGAATGATGCCTCAACCATTCAACAACAGAAGCAGTTTGAGGATGATTGATGTTAGTCAGAACCAATTGCAGGGGCAATTACCGAGGTCATTGGCGAATTGTGTGATGCTTGAGTATCTGGTTCTGTCAAACAATCAATTCAGTGATGATTTTCCCATTTGGTTGGGGACTCTTCAAGAGTTAAAACTTTTGGCAATGCGCCATAATGGGTTTAATGGTGTGATAGGACAGTCTAGAACAAATGTTGACTTCATCAAGTTACGCATTCTTGATTTGTCTTACAACAATTTTAGAGGTGAGATTCCACCTTTGTTTCCAGATATTGCTGTAAACATGTCAACATACATGCAGGCACAAGTACAGTATGTCATCACTGATATTTATCTTACACGAAATGTTTCTTACTCAATCACATTAGCAATTAAAGGTTTGGATTTGCACTATTCGAAGATTCTAGAAGGCTTTGCAGCCATTGATATCTCAAGCAATAAATTTGAAGGGAAGATTCCAGAGTTCATTGGGAACCTTACGGAGCTTCGCTCTCTCAATATTTCCAACAACATTCTCACTGGTTCCATCCCATCATCCCTTGGCAAGTTAACGAATCTTGAATCTCTGGACCTTTCACAAAACAAGCTCTCAGGGCAGATCCCCCAACAACTGACGCAGCTTTCATTCCTTGGGACCTTTAGTGTGTCTCACAACAATCTCATAGGTCCTATACCTCAAGGAACCCAACTTACTTCATTCAACAGCACTTCATATGAGGGAAACCCAGGATTGTGTGGAGATCCATTACCAAATAAATGTGGAAATCAAGAGGCCCCTCAACAGCCATTTTCAACTGAAGAAGACAGTGATTCAGGCTCATCTCGAACTCTTGAATATGATTTGATATTTGGTTTGGCTGGAGTTGGAAGTGGGTTGGTAGTGGGAGTGGTTCTTGCGAATGTCGTGATCACAAGAAGGCAGGAGTGGTTTCTTAAGATTGTTGGAATGGTCAGGCTAATGATATGGAAAAAGGTAGAGTAG